In the Pectinatus sottacetonis genome, CAAACTCTTCCATTAGTTCATCTTTTTTTCTCAATTGATCTTTTTTCGATAAACTCGTTGTTTCTAATATTGCTAATATGTTTTCCTCAACAGTCAATTTGCGAAATATTGATGATTCCTGCGCTAGATAACTAACTCCCAGCTCAGCCCGTTTATGCATAGGCAGTCTTGTAATATTCAAATCTGATAAAAAAATCTGACCTTTTGTCGGTCGTTCAATTCCTATTATCATATAAAATGTTGTAGTCTTACCTGCCCCATTAGGTCCCAGCAGTCCAACAATTTCACCTTTTTTTACACTAAGTGATACATTATTAACCACATTTCTGCCCTTATAATTTTTTATAAGATTTTTAGCATCTATATTCAAGACTATACCTCCAAAGCAGTTTTGCCTATCCTGCCATAATAGCCCGCTAGACAAAGATTGCCGCACAAACAACATTAAAAATCATAAAATGCAGCCTCCCCCGTTGTGCATTTCTCCACCCTCTGACATCGGATATGGGAAATAGTGTACTGCATATTTATGAAGAAAAATGGTTATGTGCGACAGAACTTTATAATTTCCCGAACTTTTATAATGGGAATTTCAAATGAATAAGCATTAACAACTACATTGTATTTTCTATTTTATTGCCGCATTTCCATTATCATCTAAATACAAGGTAAGCTTATCACCTTTTATAGTATTATTATCCTGCATAGCTACTGCATTACCATTTAACACAATTTTTCCCGACGCATCACTATAATAATCTGCATTATCACTATATGCTTCAATATTACGTGTCTGACTGACTATATGTACATTTCCCGCCGCAATAAAATGATTACTATCCATATAAGCTTCTAATGTATTCCCAGTGATAGTACCATCTTTTGATATGATTTTACCTCCGCTAGGCATTATCGCATAATCTGTTTTAGAATTATACTCCAGTTTTGAACCAATAAGTGTCTTGTCCAATTGATGTGCTCTCACATTTCCCGACGCGACTATATTGTCTGCTCCTTGCGTAAAAACTTCATTTGCTGTCATATGCATATTACCCTTATCGGCAACAACATTACCAGTAACACTACCTTGCTGTGTTTTTGTATTATATACGGCATTTGTTCCACTTATTCTTGCTCCATTTTGCATCATTACCACGTTTCCCATAGCGTTTATAACGCCTGTCTGCATATTATATTCTATTGTATCTGCATTTACTTCAGTTGCTTTATTCTCTGCCGCAAAAACTGTCCCGACACATATTATAAAAGTATATACTACAGTTATAACAGCTATTTTAAATTTATTGGTCATTTTTTTCATCTCATTCTATCTCCTTATTATATGCGCATGACCGGTCAACTTAAACTGAGAAAAAGCTTTACTGCTCTCAAATTTATCTCCAGCAGCCTGTATATCAGCTCTGACTATTCTTACATTTCCCTCACCTGTAAACAGCTGTTCTTTATTATTCCATGTCATTTTTTGCGCATCAAAGCTTAAACCATCACTATTTTCTGCATGTACTCCCTGATCCAAAATAATATTTTTTTCTTTTGCATCATAAAGCCCATGCGGTGCTGTCACTGTTAAAATCTTTCCCGGCTCACCATAATATTTCCCTTCTATTTTTTTCATTTCCGCTTCTTGTGTATCAGTGTTCATATTTATGCTCTCAGCCTTTATTTCCCATATTTTTTTACCATCTTTTTCTTCCACAATAGTATTGGACTTATAATCCATACTTCGTTCATTATTTACATTCTGAGCCGATTTTTTAGTCGGTACTGGTTTTGTTACAACAGCCCATACACAGACAGCAACGACAAATATGATAAGCGCATATATTAATATTAATTTTTTATTTTTTGTTAATTTATTCATACTTTATCGTCTTCCCGATACATGATGTTTTATTTTTTGTTCATTTGGTTTAGTATTCCACCGTTTCTGGAACCATAGCCATTGCGTAGGGTTTTCTCTAATTACCTTCTCCACAAAAGCAGTCATTTCCCGTGTAAAGGTAAGTAAATCATCATCTATATTTCCCGAGTCCTTGTAACGCATAACATTACCGACTATTAAACGATGTTTGCCATCGTTACGCCGCACTATGAACATAGGTATTACTGGTGATGAAAATTTATGAGCAAATACAGCTGGTCCTAATGGAGTAGATGCTGTCCGTCCTAAAAACTTAATAAACGCACCGCCCGGACCAGCATCCTGATCTGCCAGAAAACCTAAAATTTTTCCTTTTTTTAAAGCTCTAGCCGCTGCTAAAAGCTCACTTGTTCCTCTGGCAAAAACTTCTACTCCTACCATTTCCCTGTATTCATTCAATATACGTGTATGCTGTGAATTAGGCTGTGGCTTAACTATAGTCGTCGTTGGCATTCCATTAAAGGCCAGTGAAGCTGCCAGCCATTCCCAATTTCCCACATGCCCCGTAAGAAGTACTACTCCATGTCCTTCTGCTAATGCATTCTTTACCTTCTCGAGTCCTTCCGGTGCGACAAAATCATTTATATTAGCTTTATTTAAACGCGGTGTATAAAGTATTTCCAGAAAAGATTGTCCCATATTTATAAAAGATTTTTTCACCAGTTCAGCAGCTTCTGATTCACTATTATCCAATGACGCACGCATTTGTTTTATAGCCCTATTACGTTCCTTTGCTATACAACGAAAATATAATATTCCTAAAACTTTACCTATATATAATAATGCTTTATGCGGCAGCATGCACACACAAAAACTTAATATTTTTAATATACGATACTGCAACAGTACTTCCCCTTTCCAAACGCTTACCATCACAATAACAAAAATAATTTTAAAAATCAATCTAATAATATAATTATTGAGCTTTATTATCAAATAATCTGGCAGAATCTGCTTTTTCTAAATAATCTTTTACTATCTTCTGCCATTTGCCCTGCGCTTTTAAAATAAACTCTATTATCTGACGTACCGCTCCATAACCGCCTTTAAAATCACTTACCATATCTGAATTTTGTTTTACTTCTTCAACGGCATCAGCAACAGCAGCAGCAAATCCGACCCTTACCATGATAGGTAAATCCACTAGATCATCACCGATATAGGCAATTTCATCATTTTTCAGGGAAAACTGTTCCTTTAATGCTTCAAAAGCATCCATCTTGAATAACTGCCCTTGATAAATAGCATTAAATTTTAACTCTCTGCCACGTGTTTCTACTATTTCAGATTTTCTTCCGGTTATTATTGCCAATTTTATACCATTTTGTCTGGCCAAACTTATCCCTAAACCATCTCTGACAAAAAATGTTTTGAGCAGTTCACCTTTATTACCATAATACAACTTGCCA is a window encoding:
- the lptB gene encoding LPS export ABC transporter ATP-binding protein, whose product is MNIDAKNLIKNYKGRNVVNNVSLSVKKGEIVGLLGPNGAGKTTTFYMIIGIERPTKGQIFLSDLNITRLPMHKRAELGVSYLAQESSIFRKLTVEENILAILETTSLSKKDQLRKKDELMEEFGLEHVSQRKGMQLSGGERRRAEIARCLALEPKFILLDEPFAGIDPLAVADIQNIIGYLCKRGMGILITDHNVRETLQIVNRAYIMNEGKILVSGDSATIANSEIAKKFYLGDNFTL
- a CDS encoding LptA/OstA family protein, which gives rise to MKKMTNKFKIAVITVVYTFIICVGTVFAAENKATEVNADTIEYNMQTGVINAMGNVVMMQNGARISGTNAVYNTKTQQGSVTGNVVADKGNMHMTANEVFTQGADNIVASGNVRAHQLDKTLIGSKLEYNSKTDYAIMPSGGKIISKDGTITGNTLEAYMDSNHFIAAGNVHIVSQTRNIEAYSDNADYYSDASGKIVLNGNAVAMQDNNTIKGDKLTLYLDDNGNAAIK
- the lptC gene encoding LPS export ABC transporter periplasmic protein LptC, yielding MNKLTKNKKLILIYALIIFVVAVCVWAVVTKPVPTKKSAQNVNNERSMDYKSNTIVEEKDGKKIWEIKAESINMNTDTQEAEMKKIEGKYYGEPGKILTVTAPHGLYDAKEKNIILDQGVHAENSDGLSFDAQKMTWNNKEQLFTGEGNVRIVRADIQAAGDKFESSKAFSQFKLTGHAHIIRR
- a CDS encoding lysophospholipid acyltransferase family protein; protein product: MQYRILKILSFCVCMLPHKALLYIGKVLGILYFRCIAKERNRAIKQMRASLDNSESEAAELVKKSFINMGQSFLEILYTPRLNKANINDFVAPEGLEKVKNALAEGHGVVLLTGHVGNWEWLAASLAFNGMPTTTIVKPQPNSQHTRILNEYREMVGVEVFARGTSELLAAARALKKGKILGFLADQDAGPGGAFIKFLGRTASTPLGPAVFAHKFSSPVIPMFIVRRNDGKHRLIVGNVMRYKDSGNIDDDLLTFTREMTAFVEKVIRENPTQWLWFQKRWNTKPNEQKIKHHVSGRR